Genomic window (Chitinophagales bacterium):
GTGCATTTGCTTCACATAAATCAGCCGAAGTAATTGCTCAAGAAATAAAAGAAAGTAGAAAGTTTAGAGAAAAAGACTTGAATTTCTAAACCAATGCAATATTTATTAGATACTAATATCTGCATATTCTTTTTAAGAGGACATCTTAATTTCGATAAAATAATTAAAGAAAAAGGAATTGATAATTGTTTTATCTCAGAATTGACGATTTTTGAATTACAATATGGTGCTGAAAATAGTGATAATCCTAAAAAATCTCATGAAGCAGTAGATAGATTTGTACAAGGATTAAATACAATTC
Coding sequences:
- a CDS encoding PIN domain-containing protein — encoded protein: MQYLLDTNICIFFLRGHLNFDKIIKEKGIDNCFISELTIFELQYGAENSDNPKKSHEAVDRFVQGLNTIPILSAIKKYAETKVYLRKNGTPMHDEFDLIIGVTALTNKLILVTDNMKDFRHIKNLKIENWVEKNNAT